Below is a window of Humulus lupulus chromosome 9, drHumLupu1.1, whole genome shotgun sequence DNA.
TCAAGGAATAAAAGACGTacttgcaagaactcttagacttgggtttcattagaccaagcaattcgccatggggagtaccggttctatttgtgaagaagaaggacgaaagcatgcagatgtgtatagattaccgtgagATGAACAAGGTggcgattaagaacaagtacccgctacctcgaatcgatgacttatttgatcaacttcgaggagcgACTGTGTTTTCTAAGAGTGATCTACGGTCAAgatatcaccagctcaaggtacgggaagaggatatccCAAAAACAACtattagaactcgatatggagattacgagtttctagtcatgtcttttggtcttactaatgctccagccacatttatggatttaatgaatagggtcttcaaggattacttggagaAATTCATCATAGTGTTAATtaacgatattttggtgtactccaaggatgaagtcgaggacgaggaacatttaagattggcAATGTTGCGGTTGAAGGatcatcaactttacgccaatttcaagaagtgcgaattttggctttcgtaagtagcattcctcgggcatatattatccaaggatggagttgctgtagacacagttaaggtagaggctgtgaaggattggccaagacctaagaatgcgtcagaagttagaagttttcttgggctagtagtctattatcagagatttgtagaaggtttttctaagatagccactctgcttactATCCTGACATAGAAACaaaaaaagttcaactggacggatagatgttaagagagtttccagttgctcaaggataagctatgctcaccACCAATACTTTGTGTATCGACatccaatgacaagtttgtagtatactgtgatgcgtcaaagcaaggtttaggttgtgtgctCATGtgaaatgacaaagtgatagcctacgcctcaaggcagctgaaggaatacgagcaacaccATCCAACGCACGATaaagagttggcagcagtggtctttgcattgaaaacatggcgtcactatctttatggagaacggtgtgagatttatacggccCACAAGATCTTatagtatttcttcacacaaaaagagCTCAACATGTGGCAAgataggtggttagaactaggaAAAGGTTATGACTGTGCTAAGCCAGAAGAGTTTCAcaaatctagcagcattatccggAGTAAAAAAGCTGCTACAGTAAGtgctgatcaatgccagaatagaagtagtcattggtcaactggtTAACTTGTCCATCCATTCAAATCTATTAGTAGATACACGGATAGTGTAAGGGAATGATTacacattagtaacacatatggctgccgtcaaagaaggcaaggccacatatttctctatattaggacaggggttcttgagatataagggttgggtatgcgtgccgaatgaccatgtatttaagatgaagattttagaagaagaaCACACTACCCcagttcacccggggtcgaccaagatCGCTCATGatcttaaggcactatattggtggtcgggaatgaagaaagacgtagcagaatatgtgtccagatttattatatgccagcaagtaaatgCAGAACATTTgtgacctgcaggcttattgcaaccgcttactattccagaatggaagtgggaagacatagccattaATTTCGTGACAGGATTGCCACAAACAAATAAGCAGTacgactcagcttgggttgtggtagatatactcactaagtcagctcacttccaaCCGGTCAAGACTACATACACTTCAGactagtacgcagacatttatgttcgagaaattatAAGACTTGACGGAATACCTAAGACCATaatatcagatagaggatcgatgtttacattgagattttggggaagcttgcagcaagccatgggtgccaagttaagccttagtacgacatttcatcttcaaaccgatggtcagtccgagcgtaccatacagattttagaagatatgttgcacgcttgtgtactagacttcagaggatcgtggagtaagtatttgccacttattgaatcttcctacaataatagctaccaggcaacaAAAattatggcaccctatgagttactttatggaaggaagtgtcgatttCCATTACATTGGGAttaggtaggagaaagacaacttcttggacccaaagctgttagagaggcttagGATGTAGTGGCGCTGATTGGAAAGTGTATACTCGCTGCTCAGAGccaacagaaaagttatgcggatgccaagtggccagatgtggaattcaaattcaaagatcaagtcttcttaaagatatctcctatgaaaggagtgaagcagtttggaaagaaaggcaaacttagccatcgatttataggtccttttgagatattggacaaggtgggaataattgcatatagattagccctattaccagctctagcagatagtcacaatgtgggAATAGTTgcataagtttaacctatagtttagaaataaatttcaaacataaggtttgattaatgtagcTAAAATCTAATCCATTCAGTTCTGTTTGGGCTGAGCAActattggatgagtatttttGTCCTTCCCCAAAGCATAATTAAGGAAGTTGAGCGGCTTTGTCGTGGTTTTCTATGGGGAATTAATGGCAATAGGTGCAAGTTACATATGGATTCTTTGGCGAAGGTTTGTCTTCCTAAAGCATATGGGGTTCTCGGATTCAGAAATGGACAGGTTTGGAACTATGCTATCTTAGCTAAGTATATGTGGGCTATCTCTGTGAAGCATGATTTGCTGTGGGTAAAATGGATAAACACAATCTATCTGAAAGGCTCAGACTTCTGGTCCTATAGGCTGCCTCCGGAtactagctggtattggaggaaattaTGCAAATTGAGAGGCAAATTCAGTTGGGAAGATATCAAGGCTGCTAGTTTATCTGGGAAATTTCAATCGTATATCCTATACAACAGTACCCTGAGCCAACAACAGGTTGGTTACTATAAAGAAGTATGGTGTAGATTATCTTTGCCTAAGCATAGGTTCCTATTATGGCAAGTATTTAATGCTCAGTTGCTTACTTGTGATAACTTGCTTCGATTCAGAGTGCCTCTTGAATCTCTTCTGTGCCCGGTCTGTGGTAGTTTTGATGAAAGTCACTCCCATCTGTTCTTTGACTGTACTCTGTCAAAATAGGTGTTGGATCATATATTCAACTGGATGGCATTCAGAGCATGGCCTTATGAGTTTGATAGCTGGAGGACCTGACTCTCTAGCAGAAATCATGGCTTCATTTTTCATATAACTAACATGATTTTAGCAGTTGTAGTTTATAGCATCTGGAGGAATCACAATGGTTGTATTTTTGACAATTTTTCTAGGACTGCTACTAGTATAGCTTCTGAAGTAAAATCCATAATACAACATCGGCTCTACATTGTAAGCAAGAAGCAGCTATCTTCCCAGGAGCAAAGAGTTTTAACAAAAATTACAATGTAAATATTGGTTGAACTATTTTGTAGATTCCTGAGTTTGTTTGTGTTTGGATTGTACTGTTAGTTTTGGTGAGGCTGCTATTCTTAGCCTCAGGTTGTTTAGTCTAGTTATTGTGTACATTTGCTTGTTTGATTAATGAAGTGCATTTCTTCTTCTTGatcgaaaaaaatatatatcgctagtcctagaaatattatttattataacctaaggtttagatagaactaataagaacgtgacacttgtcacaagcatgtttattaaggatttaagcattttagatgaataatttattaaaggataaatctagaagcccTAGATCCTTTTAATAGCAGTTAGGATCATGTtgtactcagtcaaagctgtttaaaaaaatttaaaatgtgttgaaagtgtgcaaaaacgtgccgatatgtcgcctacggaagatacggaaaatacgtcAACTTCACATGAACGAAACCACAGAAGCTCTGGACATAGATacgggcgatatatcgcctaggcaaTATATTGAAtcttggagccatttttgaatctTTGTGGATTTAATTTAGAAGCAGCCCTTagccacttggacttgctcttgaacgttttttaccgagttctgggcatctgttgaaacaaaaattcaaatctttttagttattattcatttatttattcattttaaaaggggttagtttcactccttgaactctgtaaataagacctagtactcagctATTTCACTCaccattcaagcattcttcagagcctcaaaacacttgggttttggataAAAGATTTTccatctaagcttttctaaacacttgggatgtaagatagagtgttatttcagtatcgaggtgtagatcaaagtcatagtccatTAAAGGTATTCtgatcctcaggtttaatccattgTAGTTCTTTTATTTCCTTCCATTTTCTGTAAGATCCTGACCTATTGTTATGgctttttggttaggtgtttaagtttcttgaaacctATGGTTTTCTGTAAGTTTCTACTTTGACTGTTTAGTTCTcgttttcatctccttttctttagaaactcatggtattactgttggttttatgagtgttccaatcccgttcttgtctcaaatatctcagtttttggtaaggaaaataggttaaatatatgtgatatgatatgttatgttgatatgttatatgtatgaatatgtcttgtagtcacttggggcttatagttgcttagatagcaaaccccaaggtttttatcattatcgtggagtagagttatgatttatccttcctcgattagtagatagaggacctagatgggctatcatatactattttgtgatctaacctacctcgattagtagattgaggacctagattgttttatcacatgctagGGTAACGAGTTAAccaccattaatattgtagtcctatatgatatacatttttacatgatatgttttatagtatatgttttacgatatagtcttatgatttatgatatatgattttagtagattttccttgttgggcattaggctcattccttttattttagatggtgaaGGAAAATGAACTTTGAAGGCGAGACAGATTCGTGggagcttggcatgtgtattggggatggatggattgaatgtaCTGCAGGAAGATCGAGGTTGACGGTGTTTAAAGTCTTTTGATTTATGCTTTATGTATTTccacacttagtatttaaacaatttattaaagtttatgtttttatgttttatgtactgaacaatgggtacccatactttattttgtatttcgtattgtattttggatttttaataaagttctaatattttatgtatgtatgtattccaaaatagtagttatgtttaatagtttttaatggttcgaggtctaGAATGAGTCGGAGCATTACAGTTTGAATGCCTCCTCATAAATAAATTTGGTGGCATGAAATTGAACCTCAGATGAGGAAGCACCTTTAGTATTCTTTCTAAATCTCTTTGATGCCATTCTTCACTTCAAAACTCAGGGATAAGCTTCCTTTAACACAAATAATTAAGCACTAATAGAATAATTCAAAATACCCAAAAAATATCAAGTCAAACTCCTCTAATTACTCCCACCAAATATCTACTAAACAAATAAATACCTCCACTTCAAAATATTCAATCAATTCCCCTTAAAACTGAAGCACACTTCTCTTAGAACTTTCATCAAACAATTAGTAGGCATAGACTTATCCAATAGTGGAAAATTATGTTGTAgtaattgttgacggtgaaaaatcgtcaacgaaattagatcggcaactcaaaggtaagtatggagatatttacataagaaattagaataaacttaaggaaagataaacatagatcaacaatggagtaagccttttTATATTGCTCAATAGCGtgagtgtacaatgaattttccaaccccttattctAAGGGGtcaaggtctatttatagctgggctttaatggccccttatacatggtggtccctcggcacaaaatagtacatgagtacactatcAGGGTAGTAGCAcaagttgtagtggtagtggtgttggaagagtggtggtctactctagtacgtgtcatgggctgcaaaagtactcctgccttggtatcatattatgcctccactacttgtcgggtacggacctcataagcgtgctgagggagtctttaccatgtaccattcttgtactgccactacttgtctggtgggAACCTtgtatccgtactctgactcctCTAGGTTTGTAAGTACATTTCGTACTCGTATGAGCTCCTCAAGTCATAGGTTTTCACCCTCGCTAGGTACCTTACTCTCAAGGGCTTCAAGTGTtgaaatccttatatgttattcCACGATCCTTGGCAATCAAGGATCCCGCGAGATGGTCCTATGAAAATGATACGAGAGAGGCCTCCCGACCCTAGGCACAAGGTATGGCATTGTAGGCATAGAGTGTGTCTCATGAGACTTTTGACGTGAGATGTGATCCCCCATGTGAGGTTGTGCCTTGTGAGGCCTGCAAGGGGCGAGATGGGGCGTACGAGGTGGCCTCGCAACACCCTTGGCGCGAAGTGGGACGCAACGTGCGAGATTGTGCCTCGCGAGGCCCACAAGGTGCGAGATGAGGCATGAGGCGAGGCTCCTAGACGAAGCCGTGCTTCACGAGACGGTTGTGGCGTGTGACGTCTTTGGTGCGAGACATCCTTCAGGCGCGCACGAGGCCCTTCCGTGGTGCGAGACACCCTTCAGGTGTGTGCGAGGACCTTCCATGGTGTGAGACGCCCTTGGTGCGCGACACACTTCAAGCAAACATGAGGCCCTTCCATGGTGCGAGACGCCCTTGGTGGAGACGCCCTTCCATGGTGCGAAACGCCCTTGGTGCGAGACACCCTTCAGGCGCGCACGACGCTCTTCCGTGGTGTGAGACAACCTTCAGGTGAGTGTGAGGCCCTTCCGTGGTGCGAGACAACTTTTGTACGAATCTCCTCCTGAAGCGAGGCCAGTCCAAGTGCAAGGCTCCTTCTTGCGCGAGCCCCTCTAAGCGCGAGTTGCCCTCGGGGCGAGGCTAGGTGCACCTCACTTGGCGCGGGACACATGGCCTCGCCATGTGAGGCTATAGGTGCTTAGGGCGAGGCGCTTGGGCACTTAGGCGAGGcgagcctcactatgcgaggcaaGGTGGGCCTCGCTATATGAAGCATTGACTTCGGATGGGTATGGCTGAGATGACCTTTGCGAGACCCTGGAGCGAGGCACTTGATGTCTCGTGTGATGGTATTGCAATGTGTGTGGGCCTTTCAGGGGTTTGAAATTGATTTCTTGGGAATTTTTACCAGTATGGAATTCTTGTCTGTCATTTGGCATGCAGTGACTTTGTGAGGCCTAGGGCCTTGCAAATATGTGGCCTCTTGGTGTCACGTGATGACCTTCTGACTCTATTGCATACTTGGTGCCTTCAGTGCCCCTTAGCCACTCACTTCAACAGGGGACTAGgaactttttttttcttggtgggtttttggtatccacacttgcccccagtctatagggaggcctttacgCGTTTTTGTAgactcttctccttctttctatttttatttttattattattatgctcgaggtccttttgagcccacgtGAAGGGGTTCGATATGTCTCTCTTTGGTGCagcttgattgtatctataaggatatgttgaccctttgggttctagttatccttttatatacttttgcctgcgcttattatttcttgcaagaagcgtccttctcgtcattaggcatagtactatttttgcaagtgtctccttcgagaccctttttgcaagcgtcttttgtgagacccttttcacaagtgtcttctttgagatccTTTTTGAAAGcttcttctttgagaccctttttgcaagtgtcttctttgagaccattttcataagcgtcttctttgagacccttttatgattttttgaggtgatctcccctcgggtcgggaccTTTATGGCGAGATGGTCCTTGTTTAACCTCGTGtacacctattttcaaggcccttttttCCCTTAGTAAGGATACTCAGTAAATCTAGACTTATGGATCTCTTTGGGTTCCCCTTTCATCTCCTGCAATGTGGTCCCTTTACAGGATGGGTTTGTCCTTGATGAGGTCTTTTTTTAGGGACCTTTTGACCTTTTCAAATTCTATAAgtgtagctagtccttatagatctAAAGGTCATCTCATAAGGTTTACTGCTCTCATTTATAGGTATTATAAATACTTTCATACAGATGCATCTCGTAAGGCTAGATGCCTGTTTCGTACTTGGTCAAGTGCCTATTGGGGCTCGTGAGGCTAGACGCCTGctttggatctttatgggggcCGATTGCGACAATTTGACGAATCATACTAGCTTCTTCTTTGGAGCCTATTTGTAGTCCTCGTCCAATTTTAAACTTGGACAACGACTCCTCTAGCACGActcttctatatggaatcttcagacgtattggtagaagggcgactggaggaaggttcgcttccctcaacatgcgagttcttatggccctcttccataagtatgtacttctgtgctctttcgaatAAGTCATCTATGTTTGTAACCTCTCTCTTAAGCATGctcccccataacttgcttcctggacaaaGTCCaactgtaatagccatcttgagctccgctttacTTGAACTTCCTgtctttgttgcttccatattgaacctatggatatagctcttcaaactttcattctcgccttgttttacgttagcgaggctggtaattggcataacgtaatcacaggctgcatggtgttactgaagaaattcatcagagaattgctgccatgacttgattgttcttggccttaacctcttgaacctcTTGTATgcaactcctttaagtgtaacgacaTAGCAATGGCACTTTTCCCTGGtattgacccctcttaacctcatcaagttattgaaggagtctaagttatactttgggtctgtagtaccctcgtatggagtcatgcgaggctcccTGTAGTCGGTGGGGATTTTctcaacctggatctcccttgtgaacgGTGagtcatggtcaaattcttcgtcatctctgtgccccccaagtgcagtgatgatctttgtaacgacccaaattcgctaataaggcttaagggccttgattagtgtgcctggagggcataatggggattatgtgtgaatttagtgattaagatgcatgattatgatttaaaggatgttatatgattacttgaatatttgagatgcatgactatgtgtgttagtatgcatataggccctgatgaggttagaagggcataattgtaattttggccattatgggcataatagctttgatatatgtgataattgtcgagaccacattaatatgtggatatatctatgatcagtgactcgagacgatcctagtgagcaaagtagcgagaaagtcatggcggggatttatacccggctcggggtgagctcaggggtataaatgggaatttagtagaTAAATTGGAGtctattatgacattgaggaatgctattggtgattaattaggtatcgagaATTAAGcaggaaataatagagacactcgaggaaatagtgggaattgggtaaaatgactaaaatgcccttaagtggactaaaggactagaattaatagggagggcataatggtcatttggcttgtaaggatgggtattactgggGTTTTATGTTGGTGGGATTTATAGAACATTACAGAAGtttggaaaaagaaagaaaaggaaaggaaaagaaaggagagaaaacaAAGAGAATTCTCTAGGTCGGTTTGTACTTCCTTCacttgtttcttgaggatttttggagtaaagctcagaggaaaGTTGGGATTAACtaggcatcaaggatcctaacctaAGACTGAGGGATTGACAGAGGCTTAGTaagggttcatcaacacttgaggtaagacttagaattcttcagtttcagtttctggtttttgagttgtggtgcttaagttgaaattgggtggaaccttagggaattcagACTTAAGGCtaaggaggagcaagccaaaggAGTCTAGAAGCAACTTGTGGtcaaaattctatcaaaggtataaggtctaaactctaaactttgatgttcagctggtttttactgggTTTTAGAGCTTGGAAGTGattatggtgaaatctgagtttgtggatgcatgtgtttgggttttaggtgtttggggtgcttgggatgagtggagtgtgttcatgaggttgtttttaagtttgggtaagagttggaagaggtttggttgaggttggttcgagaaaatcgcagaagagaaattttggtgctgggctgtgtgtgactagcgctagcctttgggtgctgta
It encodes the following:
- the LOC133800127 gene encoding uncharacterized protein LOC133800127, producing MDSLAKVCLPKAYGVLGFRNGQVWNYAILAKYMWAISVKHDLLWVKWINTIYLKGSDFWSYRLPPDTSWYWRKLCKLRGKFSWEDIKAASLSGKFQSYILYNSTLSQQQVGYYKEVWCRLSLPKHRFLLWQVFNAQLLTCDNLLRFRVPLESLLCPVCGSFDESHSHLFFDCTLSK